From Synechococcus sp. A10-1-5-1, a single genomic window includes:
- a CDS encoding histidine kinase: protein MELDDEDSPRRPHLKLLLVAGTRHRASADVRSLVAFLEKEDFGFEVSLELADPAQRPELLELHRLVATPALIKLEPAPKQVFAGNMLLQQLRNWLPRWQQLEVVSGLGMSLRPAESDGSRTQRELQLEDQVLVLRQENETLIERLRGQERLLRMVAHELRTPLTASKLALQSLNLGQIDQTRFRDVLDRRLDDIEQLSKDLLEVGTTRWEALFNPQRIAMGPLAAEAILELEKRWVGRGLELITDIPSDLPDVYADQRRMRQVFLNLLENAFKYTPDGGQVRMAIFHRTSQWLEVSVCDSGPGIPVDEQERIFQDRVRLPQTSSTTSGFGVGLSVCRRITEVHGGRIWVVSEPDEGACFYFTVPVWDGQGAS from the coding sequence CTGGAGCTCGACGACGAGGACTCCCCCCGGCGGCCACATCTGAAGTTGCTACTGGTGGCCGGCACCCGTCACCGGGCCAGTGCTGATGTACGCAGCCTGGTGGCATTCCTCGAGAAGGAGGACTTTGGCTTTGAAGTCAGCCTTGAGCTGGCGGACCCTGCCCAGCGGCCTGAGCTACTGGAGCTTCATCGACTGGTGGCCACCCCAGCGCTGATCAAGCTGGAGCCAGCACCCAAGCAGGTGTTTGCCGGAAACATGCTCCTGCAACAGCTGCGCAATTGGCTGCCCCGCTGGCAGCAGTTGGAGGTGGTGAGCGGACTGGGCATGAGCCTTAGGCCCGCGGAAAGCGACGGCAGCCGCACCCAACGGGAACTGCAACTGGAAGACCAGGTCTTGGTGCTACGCCAAGAGAACGAAACGCTGATCGAGCGCCTTCGGGGGCAGGAGCGTCTGCTGCGGATGGTGGCCCACGAACTGCGGACACCTCTGACGGCATCAAAGCTGGCTCTCCAAAGCCTCAACCTCGGACAAATCGATCAGACCCGCTTCCGAGATGTCCTCGATCGCCGGCTCGATGACATCGAACAGTTGTCCAAAGACCTACTGGAAGTCGGAACGACGCGCTGGGAAGCCCTGTTCAATCCGCAGCGCATTGCCATGGGCCCCCTGGCCGCCGAGGCCATCCTTGAACTGGAGAAACGCTGGGTTGGCCGAGGTCTCGAGCTGATCACCGATATCCCAAGCGACCTGCCGGATGTCTACGCCGACCAACGGCGGATGCGTCAGGTCTTCCTGAACCTGCTGGAGAACGCCTTCAAGTACACCCCAGACGGGGGCCAGGTCCGAATGGCGATCTTTCACCGGACCAGCCAGTGGCTTGAGGTCAGCGTTTGCGATTCCGGACCAGGGATTCCCGTCGATGAACAGGAACGAATTTTTCAAGATCGCGTGCGGCTGCCGCAGACCTCCTCAACCACCTCGGGGTTCGGGGTCGGGCTATCGGTCTGCCGGCGCATCACCGAAGTGCATGGCGGCCGGATCTGGGTGGTTTCAGAGCCGGACGAAGGGGCCTGCTTCTACTTCACCGTGCCCGTCTGGGACGGCCAAGGGGCCAGTTGA
- a CDS encoding SRPBCC family protein, which produces MERLPGGTRRLAVQLRLAIDPSWIWAVLTDYDRLSQFIPNLQISRLLWRRGAVVGLEQEGAQRFMGMQFKARVQLELTEHPEDRQLTFTLLKGDFRRFDGAWTIGSDGQTTTLLYELTVQGCVGMPIGLIEQRLQEDLAANLRAVQAEAQRREALA; this is translated from the coding sequence ATGGAGCGTTTGCCGGGGGGGACCCGCCGGCTTGCGGTTCAGCTTCGACTCGCCATCGATCCGAGCTGGATCTGGGCGGTCTTGACCGATTACGACCGGCTTAGTCAATTCATTCCCAATCTCCAAATCTCCCGTTTGCTGTGGCGACGGGGTGCTGTGGTCGGTCTGGAGCAGGAGGGAGCTCAGCGGTTCATGGGGATGCAATTCAAAGCTCGAGTGCAGCTTGAACTCACAGAGCATCCTGAGGACCGTCAGCTCACCTTCACACTGTTGAAGGGAGATTTTCGCCGCTTTGATGGTGCCTGGACCATTGGATCGGACGGCCAGACCACGACCTTGCTCTATGAGCTCACGGTTCAGGGCTGCGTCGGCATGCCGATCGGACTGATTGAGCAACGCCTGCAGGAAGATCTGGCTGCCAATTTGCGTGCGGTTCAAGCTGAAGCGCAGCGCCGAGAAGCCTTGGCTTGA
- a CDS encoding phycobilisome linker polypeptide has translation MRVSTATSSLSDSRMFTVVLQGFGSARSRRTNRTINVPFSRLQALMQCISQIGGTIVSVTPSGDAPVASAPTPAAKPAPAAAAKKAPAKKAASVTHAAVPVNLYKPKTPFLGTVTENYSLLGEGAIGRVNHITFDLKGGDPQLHYVEGQSIGIIPDGEDANGKPHKLRLYSIASTRHGDNLADDTVSLCVRQLQYEKDGETINGVCSTFLCDIEPGSKVKITGPVGKEMLLPEDEDANIIMLATGTGIAPMRTYLRRMFEANEREKNGWNFRGKAWLFMGAPTTANLLYDDDFNRYEREFPENFRYTKAISREQQNANGGRMYIQDRVSENADEIFAMIEDPKTHVYMCGLRGMEPGIDEAMTTAAAAKGLDWSELRPKLKKAERWHVETY, from the coding sequence ATGCGTGTTTCGACCGCTACATCCAGCCTCAGCGACTCACGCATGTTCACGGTGGTCCTGCAGGGGTTCGGCAGTGCCCGCTCCCGCAGGACCAATCGAACCATCAACGTTCCCTTCTCTCGCCTGCAGGCACTGATGCAATGCATCAGTCAGATCGGTGGAACGATCGTTTCGGTCACCCCCTCCGGCGACGCCCCTGTTGCCTCTGCCCCAACGCCCGCGGCCAAGCCTGCCCCTGCCGCCGCGGCCAAAAAAGCCCCCGCTAAAAAAGCTGCTTCTGTGACACACGCTGCCGTTCCGGTCAATCTCTACAAGCCCAAGACCCCTTTCCTGGGAACCGTTACCGAGAACTACAGCCTGCTGGGTGAAGGTGCCATCGGTCGGGTGAACCACATCACCTTCGACCTCAAGGGTGGCGATCCACAGCTGCACTACGTCGAAGGCCAGTCCATCGGCATCATTCCCGATGGTGAAGATGCCAACGGCAAGCCCCACAAGCTGCGCCTCTATTCCATCGCCAGTACTCGCCACGGCGACAACCTGGCTGATGACACCGTCTCCCTCTGCGTGCGCCAGCTGCAGTACGAGAAGGACGGCGAAACCATCAACGGTGTCTGCTCCACCTTCCTCTGCGACATCGAACCGGGCTCCAAGGTGAAGATCACCGGACCGGTGGGCAAGGAAATGCTTCTGCCGGAAGACGAGGACGCCAACATCATCATGTTGGCCACCGGCACTGGCATCGCACCGATGCGCACCTACCTGCGGCGCATGTTCGAAGCCAATGAGCGAGAGAAGAACGGTTGGAACTTCCGCGGCAAGGCCTGGCTGTTCATGGGTGCTCCCACCACCGCCAACCTGCTCTACGACGACGATTTCAACCGCTACGAGCGTGAGTTCCCCGAGAACTTCCGCTACACCAAGGCGATCAGCCGCGAGCAACAGAACGCCAACGGCGGCCGGATGTACATCCAAGACCGCGTCAGCGAGAACGCTGATGAGATCTTCGCCATGATCGAAGACCCCAAGACCCACGTCTACATGTGTGGTCTGCGTGGCATGGAACCCGGTATCGACGAAGCGATGACCACCGCTGCGGCCGCCAAGGGCCTGGACTGGTCCGAACTGCGTCCCAAGCTCAAGAAAGCCGAGCGCTGGCACGTCGAGACCTACTGA
- the zwf gene encoding glucose-6-phosphate dehydrogenase — MPAQQTNPLRVGLRQERVISPQCLVIFGASGDLTHRKLIPALFELFRQRRLPSEFAILGCARRPWSDEDFRARMAEAMASEIQQHQSAWEQFSGCLFYEPVDLQKDEDVVKLGSRLETLDRLKATRGNRTFYLSVSPAFYGSGCRALANAGLLQDPSRSRVVIEKPFGTDYSSAQSLNRVVQSCGQESQIFRIDHYLGKETVQNILVLRFANAIFEPIWNRNYISSVQITAAETVGVEERAGYYETSGALRDMVQNHLTQMLALTTMEAPGRFDPEAIRNEKAKVLQAARLANEDEPWKCCVRGQYSRGGSPASPLAGYRQEPGVNPESTTETYVAMKLFIDNWRWQGVPFYLRTGKRLPKRLSEVVLTFRKAPVQLFDAAGGTPTANQLVLRIQPDEGAGFVFDVKAPGSGMRSRPVDMHFSYDESFGEPSDEGYVRLLADAMLGDPTLFTRSDEVEAAWRLYTPLLELIEDAPARLPVYPYEARTWGPAASDSLLAEDGLMWRRP, encoded by the coding sequence ATGCCGGCCCAACAAACAAACCCTCTGCGGGTAGGCCTTCGACAAGAGCGCGTCATCTCACCCCAGTGCCTGGTGATCTTCGGCGCGAGCGGTGACCTCACCCATCGCAAATTGATCCCAGCACTGTTCGAGCTCTTCAGGCAACGTCGACTGCCGAGTGAATTCGCGATCCTCGGCTGCGCGCGACGGCCCTGGAGTGATGAGGACTTTCGAGCGCGCATGGCCGAGGCGATGGCCAGCGAGATCCAGCAACACCAAAGCGCCTGGGAACAATTCAGCGGTTGCCTGTTCTACGAGCCAGTCGACCTGCAAAAGGACGAGGACGTCGTGAAGTTGGGGTCACGACTGGAGACCCTCGATCGGCTCAAGGCAACCCGCGGCAACCGCACCTTCTATCTCTCGGTTTCACCAGCCTTCTACGGCAGTGGTTGCCGGGCCCTCGCCAATGCTGGCCTGCTCCAGGACCCCAGCCGCAGCCGGGTGGTGATCGAAAAACCGTTCGGGACCGACTACAGCAGTGCACAAAGTCTGAACCGGGTCGTTCAAAGCTGCGGCCAAGAGTCCCAGATCTTCCGCATCGACCACTACCTGGGCAAAGAGACCGTTCAGAACATCCTGGTCTTGCGCTTTGCCAACGCCATCTTCGAGCCGATCTGGAACCGGAACTACATCTCCAGCGTTCAGATCACGGCGGCGGAAACCGTCGGCGTCGAGGAGCGGGCCGGCTACTACGAAACCAGTGGGGCCCTTCGGGACATGGTTCAAAACCACCTCACCCAGATGCTCGCCCTGACCACCATGGAGGCACCGGGCCGTTTCGACCCGGAGGCCATCCGCAACGAAAAGGCGAAGGTGCTCCAAGCCGCCAGGCTTGCCAATGAGGACGAACCCTGGAAATGCTGCGTGCGCGGTCAGTACAGCCGCGGCGGCAGCCCCGCCAGCCCGTTAGCCGGCTACCGCCAGGAGCCGGGGGTGAACCCAGAGAGCACCACCGAGACCTATGTGGCGATGAAGCTCTTCATCGACAACTGGCGCTGGCAAGGGGTGCCCTTCTACCTCCGCACAGGCAAACGTCTCCCGAAACGACTCTCCGAAGTCGTGCTGACCTTCCGCAAGGCCCCGGTTCAGCTCTTTGATGCGGCGGGAGGCACCCCAACCGCCAATCAACTGGTGCTGCGGATCCAACCGGATGAAGGGGCTGGCTTTGTCTTTGACGTCAAAGCGCCCGGATCGGGAATGCGCAGCCGGCCCGTCGACATGCACTTCAGCTACGACGAAAGCTTTGGTGAACCCTCCGATGAGGGCTATGTCCGCCTACTCGCCGACGCGATGCTCGGCGATCCAACGCTCTTTACCCGCAGCGACGAGGTGGAGGCAGCTTGGAGGCTCTACACCCCTCTGCTGGAACTCATCGAGGACGCCCCAGCCCGCCTTCCGGTCTATCCCTATGAAGCCCGGACCTGGGGCCCTGCCGCCTCCGATTCACTGCTGGCCGAGGACGGACTGATGTGGCGACGCCCGTAA